GTGCACGGTGCGCCCTGCCCGACCAGGAACAGGTTGCACCGCCCTGCTTCCTTGAAGGCCTCGATGACCTCCGCCTTCCCTCCCACTTGTTTCTCCTTGTACTGTACGGACTCGTTCCCGTTGGCCACATTGGTCCGGAAGTCTTCAAGGAACGCGTTGTCGGTGGCGCGGTCCCCGGCGTCGGTCTGCGGCGAGAAGCGTAGCACGTGGAGTGCGATGCCTGGGTGCTCGACCATGCGCATGCCGTAGGCCAGGGCCTCGCGGTCATCGCGGCCTCCGAAGAAGATGACGACGATAGTGTAGGACACGTCGCTGGCAGCCACCtgagcggcgccgccgaggccaCGGTCGACGAGGATGCCGACGGAGCATGGCGCGTGGTGGAGCACGCGCTGGTTGATGTGCTGGTACTGGTCGCCCAGTGACTCCATGTGGCCGTCCATCTGGTGGAGCTTGTGGAAGGGGAGCACGATGAGCGCGGCTCGCTTCTGGTGCGCGCTGGTGACGATGTCCTCGTGGATGGTGTGCAGGTCGGAGATGGCCGTCATGGCACGGATCGACACGCGGCTTAGCTGCTGGTACGTCTCGAAGGCGATGACGAGCTGGTCGACGTCCCCATCGCCGTTGCACCGCCTGTTCCAGAACGGCATGCCGTTGCGCCGCGCTTTGTGCACCATGGAGATAGCGGACGACCGCTCGGAGAGCTCCACGAGGTGCATGGCGTAGACGGTGATGCCACGCTTTCGTTTGCCGCGCGACGACTCCATCAGGTTGATGATGGTGGGGATGTTGCGCGTGCTGTGGAAGCACGCCATCATCCGGAATTCGTCGTTGGAGTTCGCACGCTCAACGGCTCGGTTCTTGTACGGCGGGCCCCGCCACGCCGGCTTGTAGATGGCCATGACCACCGGCGTTGTGATGAAGGTTGTGATGAGCGCCATGAGCACGAGGATGGCGAAGGTCTCGTCATTGAGGACATGCCGGTCTTTGCCGATGTTGAGGACGATGAGCTCTACCAGCCCCTTGGTGTTCATAAGGAACCCGAGCGTGATCGCCTCACGGAACGGCACGCGCACGACCAGCGACGCAATCAGCGTGCCGCCGATCTTGCCGATGCACGCGGTCCCGACGACGAGCACGAGGAGTGCCCACGACTCGCGGCCCTTGATTGTCATTACGTTCGTCTTGAGGCCGCTGGACACGAAGTAGAGCGGCAGGAACAGGCCAGAGATGAGGTCCTCCACCTTCTCCAGGAGGACCCCGGCGAAGGGCCCTTCCTTGGGCACGATGATGCCGACAATGAACGCGCCGAAGAGCGCGTGGATGCCAATGGTGTCCGTGGCGAACCCGGCAGCAAGCACGATGGCCAGAGTCGCACAGATGTAGAGCTCCTTCACCGGCTCTCCCTCGGGGGATCGCCGTGCCATCCAATTGAGAACAGGCCGGAGGAAGACGAAGGCCGCGAGGACGAAGCCGGCCCCCGTCAGCAGCACCCATAAGGAGACAAGTGGCGAGCCGCTGCCGGACAAGGCAATGGCGAGGGCCAGAAGTATCCACGCGACGACGTCGTTGACGGCAGCGGCCGACATGGCCATGCGGCCAAGGTCGGTGGTGAGTAGCTTGAGCTCGGCGAGAATGCGCGCCAGCACGGGGAACGCTGTGATGGAAAGCGCGACGCCCATGAAGACGAGGAACGGCCCCGTGGGGACGCCGCGAGCGACGGTTTGCTGGAGGACGTAGGAGGTGCCGATGCCCATGATGAAAGGCAGGGAGatcccggcgacggcgatgacgAGGGCCGACGTCCCGGTGCGGCGGATGGCGCGGAGGTCGAGCTCCAGGCCGACGAGGAAGAGGAAGTAGAGGAGACCGATGTTGGCGAGGGTGTCGAGCACCGTCAGGCTGTGCTTGGGGAACACCGTGTTCAGGAACACCGTGCTGCGGCCCAGCGCGGACGGGCCAAGTAGAATGCCACCCTGATCGCAGAACGAAATCATCAACCAAGCGAAGCTATAACAGAAAGCATATCCAGTGGCGGCTAGAACAACTCACGATGATCTCGGCAATAACGCGCGGTTGCCGAAGCGGACGGAGCATGAAGGCGAGCACGCGGGTGAGCACGATGACAATGCATATCTGCAGGATGGCGAGCGGAAGCGCCGAGTTCAGCGGGTTCTCTCCCTGGAAAACGCCGTCCGACGTTGCCTTCATGGGCTTCAGGGCCCCGGCGGTCTCGTCGGCCATTGTCTCCGGCGGCCGCGTAAGCTACGGTCCCTTCctcccctccttccctccccaccTGTCTTCTGGCCTACCACCACGGGGGGAAGGACGAAGGAGCGATGGCGAGGGGAGAATGTAGATGGTGGG
The nucleotide sequence above comes from Panicum virgatum strain AP13 chromosome 3K, P.virgatum_v5, whole genome shotgun sequence. Encoded proteins:
- the LOC120701458 gene encoding cation/H(+) antiporter 19-like, which produces MADETAGALKPMKATSDGVFQGENPLNSALPLAILQICIVIVLTRVLAFMLRPLRQPRVIAEIIGGILLGPSALGRSTVFLNTVFPKHSLTVLDTLANIGLLYFLFLVGLELDLRAIRRTGTSALVIAVAGISLPFIMGIGTSYVLQQTVARGVPTGPFLVFMGVALSITAFPVLARILAELKLLTTDLGRMAMSAAAVNDVVAWILLALAIALSGSGSPLVSLWVLLTGAGFVLAAFVFLRPVLNWMARRSPEGEPVKELYICATLAIVLAAGFATDTIGIHALFGAFIVGIIVPKEGPFAGVLLEKVEDLISGLFLPLYFVSSGLKTNVMTIKGRESWALLVLVVGTACIGKIGGTLIASLVVRVPFREAITLGFLMNTKGLVELIVLNIGKDRHVLNDETFAILVLMALITTFITTPVVMAIYKPAWRGPPYKNRAVERANSNDEFRMMACFHSTRNIPTIINLMESSRGKRKRGITVYAMHLVELSERSSAISMVHKARRNGMPFWNRRCNGDGDVDQLVIAFETYQQLSRVSIRAMTAISDLHTIHEDIVTSAHQKRAALIVLPFHKLHQMDGHMESLGDQYQHINQRVLHHAPCSVGILVDRGLGGAAQVAASDVSYTIVVIFFGGRDDREALAYGMRMVEHPGIALHVLRFSPQTDAGDRATDNAFLEDFRTNVANGNESVQYKEKQVGGKAEVIEAFKEAGRCNLFLVGQGAPCTPLADRSTDDCPELGPVGSYLALPEFSTVASVLVMKQYDPTAKHYDLVEEVAEIAVDVDTPGPSNRGTDTSFRAG